One genomic region from Mastacembelus armatus chromosome 21, fMasArm1.2, whole genome shotgun sequence encodes:
- the LOC113123228 gene encoding olfactory receptor 6K3-like, producing the protein MKSNNSLTPSYFQFTVFADYGPLRYLIFSLCLLIYMIIISANVVIILTVCLENSLHQPMYIFICCLSLNSLYGSAGFFPRILMDLLSDTHFISRPFCVIQMYIIQLYLGHELTLLTVMAYDRLVAICQPLHYHSKMTFRTVLQLLMFVVLYPVCFLGYLFYLASSLPFCRNKLHRIFCTTFSVVELSCVDTIAISRVGQVFAVILIIIPLSFVLYTYLRILLVCRRSSSDFRGKALQTCLPHIVTFGNFCISLCCELLLSQYNLVKVNTSVTVALSLEFLIIPPISNPLVYGLNLPQIRKVIFRFLSVNKIVRPT; encoded by the coding sequence ATGAAGAGCAACAACAGCCTGACTCCCTCCTATTTTCAGTTCACTGTGTTTGCAGACTATGGGCCCCTCAGATATCTGATCTTCAGCCTGTGTCTGTTGATCTACATGATTATAATCTCTGCTAATGTTGTCATTATTCTGACAGTCTGCCTGGAGAACTCTCTGCATCAGCCCATGTATattttcatctgctgtctgtctttaaaCTCTCTGTACGGCTCGGCCGGCTTCTTCCCCAGGATCCTGATGGACCTTCTGTCCGACACTCATTTCATCTCACGTCCGTTCTGTGTCATTCAGATGTATATTATTCAACTCTACCTAGGACATGAGTTAACTCTTCTCACAGTCATGGCCTATGACAGATTAGTTGCAATTTGCCAGCCTTTACACTATCacagtaaaatgacatttaggACGGTGCTGCAGCTTCTGATGTTTGTTGTGCTCTaccctgtgtgttttttaggtTATCTTTTCTATCTGGCCAGCAGTTTGCCTTTCTGTAGAAATAAACTGCACAGGATTTTTTGCACCACGTTCTCTGTAGTTGAACTCTCCTGTGTGGACACAATAGCGATCAGTAGAGTAGGCCAGGTTTTTGCAGTAATATTGATTATTATCCCCCTGTCCTTTGTCCTGTACACCTACCTGCGCATTCTGCTTGTTTGCAGGAGAAGTTCGTCTGACTTCAGAGGAAAGGCTTTACAAACCTGCCTGCCCCACATAGTCACATTTGGGAACTTTTGCATCTCTCTGTGCTGTGAGCTTTTACTGAGTCAATATAATCTTGTCAAAGTAAACACGTCTGTCACTGTTGCTTTAtctctggagtttctgatcatTCCTCCCATCAGTAACCCTCTAGTTTATGGCCTGAATCTGCCTCAGATCAGAAAagtgatttttagatttttaagcGTAAATAAAATTGTTCGtcctacataa